The genomic DNA AGGAACAAAAACAGTTCAAGGCAACTTCAATACGCATCAATTTGCAATAGATAACATTAGGTGTAAAGCAAGGTTAACCTCGTGTTTTACAACACAAGCTGAATAAGCAGTCAAGAGGTGTAGTTCAGCGAGCGTGGTGAAGCTGTCCTACATCCTTAATAACCGTCCGACAGTCATTAAACATCGAGAAATCCAGCTTTTCAAAAATGACAAATTTAGTTATCCTGGGAATACGGCACTGGTGTTGATCAATATAAAGAGCTCTATATTAATAATTTTAAGTTGGGAAAAAGGTTTAGGCGAGGTATAAAAATTGCTAAACCAGTTCACATTTATATTTTTGTATGTTTACTGAATTTGTTGTCTGAGGTTCAGCGCTGCACTAGACCTTAAGTCCTCTTTGCCAATACCTGATTACTTTGAATATTAAGATCAGGTCTCCTCTGGCTCGTTTCCTTTCTACTCTTTTAAGATTCGGTTCCATACCGATACGTGTATGAATGTAAACATTACTGTTATAAAGGTTTACCTCGACAGATTGGTGAAGTCGCTGTTGACATCCGGAGAGTCGGCCATGCGAGACGCCCAGAGACCTTCACTCCTCCAGTTATCCAAACGTCCTTAGAAAGAAATATTCAATGCTGAATTAGAATACTGACTCGCTGAGAGCATGGAAGAACGAGAAATGGCCCCAATCTTGATGGAACTGCCAAGAGATCAGAATGAAAAATTGCACTGGAAGTGAGCGAGGTTCTCTGCCTTCTGACATTGAAACGTATTATAATTTTAACAAACATTCGGAGTTATATTCGATGAATTATGTTCTTTGTTGCAAGcacattgattgatgaagattaagccacctaagaggtggcacgggcacgagtaGCTCGTAAGGCTAGCAAATTATTTCAGGCGCTCTTAAATAACCCTCGAAGTGACCCTGAGTTACAAGTGTTGACAGTCAGGAGAAAAGTTATCACTGAAATCCCGCACATTTAACGTGGACAACCTGGGGCAAGTGGTTGGTCACCACGCATGCGCGTTGTATCGGCCCCATGACGAGGGCATCTTGCCCACCGTGCCCCCATCGGCCCTCGCCTCACTCCCTCCATGCTCACCTCATGCAACGTGGCCTCCAGTGGGGTGCTGGGCACGGCCTCCCCCAGGATGGGTAGGACGCCCCACATCCTTGACCTCCATCAGGTGAGACTTTTAATTAGTGAACCCGTATTACTATTTTTGTTAATAACTGACAATGATAGTAAAATATATGTCTTGATTACAAGGGGGCGTGTATATTGGAGTGTATTGAGTACAGTGTAACGAGTACAAGGAGTGTAATGAGTAAGGAGTGTAATGCGTACATGAAGTGTAATGAGTACATGAAGTGTAATGAGTACATGAAGTGTAATCAGTACAATATAATGGGTACGGACTTATTTTagcccgtatatatatatatatatatatatatatatatatatatatatatatatatatatatatatatgtacctgggCTGTAAATGAGTacagcccaggtacctatttactgctaggtaataggggcatcagggtgaaagaaacattttgcccatttgtctccgcctccaccggggatcgaacccggaatctcatgactacgaatccgaagtgctgtccacccagctgtcaggcgccccctccccccaccagtcaTGCTGCACCAGTGTAAATTTGACAGCTGTACCATACATCACAAAAACACTATATAATGatgaattattatttaataataattataaaatgcAAGGACCTGACAAAATAATACATATCACTCCTAAAAATAAAGCATGCACTGCAACTGTGTGCTCTGGCTTGAGTCAAGCCTTTACTGAAAGTTATTCTTCTATGCCAACTTCTTAAATGTCTATTATATAAACCATGTGAGTGGTGCTTCCAAATGTAAATTGTCCTCACCCATTGCACATGCGAATAATTCCTCATTTACACGTTTGCCTCAGCTGATACCACGGATATGGAGTGGATAATTAAACCCAACCCAATTGATGTACCGCAGGCGATAGTGACCGGGGACATGGATGAGATGGTGAGGCTGGCGGAGAGTGGGCTGGACATGGGATGTCCTGTGCGGGGCACCACAGCCCTCTCCCTGGCAGTGTACCGAGGCGACCTTCATGCCCTCAGGGTCCTGGCACAGGCGGGGGCGCCACTTGACAGGCGTAGCAAAGATCATCTGGAACGCCTTGAAACGCCTATCATATCTGCCATCAGGTATGATTTTAGACTGTGCATAACAGAGACTATGTTTTTTTTATAGGTACCTAACTTGTTGATAAATAACTTTCATATCACTTCATTCCAGATATATAATCTTACATGgtttcattatttatatattcaGATCGAAAGAACGGGTTGGTTATTCCTAAGGATGTTTTAACAGCAACTTTTTGAGTAAACAGAGGTTCTGTGTTTTCTTCATAACTTGTTCAGTCTTCCTCGGTGCTTTGGAACCTTATCTTGGAATTTCTCTTTTAAGAATTCGTAATTTGTTTTTTCCTTAAGAATTAAAAAGTACGATTTTAAAAATTTTGATTTTCAGATATATATGGCGTCAATAATTGAATGCACTTTATGCCACATATGTTGTTACACTCTCACAGATAGGTTGCTACACCCCACTCACAAACTTGTTTGTTACACACACTCCTactttaccttgcgatgatttcggggctcaacgtccccgctgcccggtccccgaccaggcctccctacAGACTTGGTTGTCACACACTCGGCTGTTACACACCCTCATAGACTTGGTTGTTGCACACTCTCACAGACTTGGTTGTCGCACTCTCACAGACTTGGTTGTCGCACTCTCACAGACTTGGTTGTCGCACACTCACATACTTGGTTGTTGCACTCTCACAGACGTGGTTGTCGCATACTCAGACTTGGTTGTCGCACTCTCTCACAGACTTTGTTGTTACACACTCTCACTGACTTGGTTGTTACACACTCTCAGACTTGGTTGTTACACATTCTCACAGACTTGGCCACCGGGAGATCTTCCAGGAATTAGTGAGACGCGGAGCTCGCCTCGACTTGCGAGACTTCTACAATCAAACGCCTCTGTGGTTTGCCGTGAAAGAACAACGATTAGGCTTCGTTAGGATCCTGCTTAAGAATGGAGCGCCAATAGATTTCACTCGTGCTGCAGAAAACCCCCTCAACATCGCAATGCAATTCTTGGGTTATAGGGTAAGTTTCACGATCTCTAATAGACTCTGGTTTAAATGGTGAGTGAAATATATTGTTTATGCAACCCATCATCCTGAAATGATGGTGCTTTTTTACAACTATGTGGTCGATCGTTCCAATGTGTAGTAATGGAGCCCCAGTAAGccactttttaattttttttatagtcaggaaaaataaagctaaaccaaatatatacatatatatatttctaggcctagtatagcacatctaTGTACTATATCAGGCCTCAGACAGCGTGGATTAGTCCAAggatggttaggctaggttaggtcttATTAGCAACATATAGAAAATATTTTCCGGTTTGCCCAGATTCAATAATACAGaagtcaactttctggtggtccatcacgacatgcacacgatgagtcacaataacgtcgctgaagatatgatgaccaaaccacatattagaaaatgaagaaacgatgTTTCAGTTCGTCCTGACCATTATCAAACCGACCGAAAcgtcgaccgaaacgtcgtttcttcattttatggtgtgtggtttggtcatccatCACGACATATTTGTACTGTCGACCACATCGTGATTATAAGTTCTTTCATTTAAAGATGATGGGCTAAATTTATGACGGCTGATATTTACAATTCGTATTTTAATTACATATCTTATTTAAAAACTGGAATATAAGAGTattattattatctaataaatttgtAATATGTATGAGATAATTATGCCAGTGAAGCAAAATTTTATTGTCTGTCATCATAGGGGAAAGATTACAGTCGTTATGTGACTAACCTTTCTGCCTGCGTCCACGGGATGGATATGAGCTCTATAATAAACTAATTAACAAACACAGGGTCGGCGGGAGATGGCACtggagctggtggcggctggtgtgcCACTCACTCTCGAGGACTACAAGGGCCACTCCCCTCTCTACTGGGCCATGAAGCATGTCGATTTCGAGTTCTTCAGGTAAGGCATTTGAGTTTATATCCACAATCATATATATACCAAATGTTTCTTGTGATGGGAGCCATTTAATCTGTTTTCCGTTGAGCTATTGGTATTATAAAAATATTTGTTTGCATTTGAAATATTGAAACTATAAACATGTTCTTGTCAGGTTACTAGTTGAAGCTGGGGCGCCCCTGCGAGAGTATGAGTGGCTGGCACCGCCTCACCTCCCCCGGACTTGGCAGGAGGACGCAGATATACTAGAGTGGCTGACGGAGGAGAGCAAGACGCCACCACCACTCAAACGACAGTGTAGAACGTTCATTTACGCCACGCTACGGGTCCAGCATAAAACAGACGTGAGGCCACTGGTCCAGGCCCTCACTCTGGGCCCTCAATTACCTCTACCACAGTTGTTGCTAAGCTACCTTCTGCTGGAGGTGCCCCTTCGTTGCGCCACCGCCAACCCTCCTCTCCACAACCAGGCCCAAGGGGAGACGGTGCCACCCCCGGCCCCACTGCCACTGTGACACCCACCCATTTCACACGCTTCTAGACAATCATTTTCTTGAGGCCACCGTTCCTGATAAACAACCATCGACCCATACTATCTGTGCCTGATACGATTAGCACATTTGCAGTACATAAACATTCCTTAAAGTATATGAATATTTCACCAATTTTTTGCCACAAGCGTTAACTGTGCAAAAACTAGTGCAAAAGACCTTTTGCATATTACAAAGTTGAAATTTGTTTGAATCTCAATTCAAGAATGCCACCCAAAGTATCAGTCAACCATCCTAAGCCTCTTTAGTGGTCGTAACCCACAATGCACATACAATGAAATCATAAGATGGGATTGCTTTAACCCTGGTAGCCTGCATGTCTGTGGTAGGTGGACTTTACATCAGAGTAAACAAGCTCTGATAGTAACCTGCTGATTGGCGCTTTCCAGTAGACAGAGTAATCTCTACCTCCACCAAAGACTAGTATTAAGTGAGTCAGTAGTAAAGCACGATAAATGTGAAGTTCAGGTGTGCCATGTATTTCTTAAGTTTTTGTCGAAATTATAAACGATTTGTTAATATTACAGGTCATCCAGTTTGAAGCTGGTTCTCGGTGCACATTTTCTCTAGGTAACGGCCTTATTAATCCAGAAGATGAAAGCTGCATAAACAAGACAAAATATTTCAGAATACTACAAAGATATAGTGGTTTTGTTGGTCAAAATCCAAATATATATAGGCAAATCAAGGTTAACAGGCTCTATAGTGCTAGTTGTCCTTGCGTAACATAGAAGTTCATTTGTAAATCACATTATCTTTATAGaattgtcattatatatatacaggtggGTCGAATACGTTTTAGAAATATTTCACCTTTCAAATTTGGCTTATTCTGCATGAATGTGATCAGTGATTATTTATCATtccttcgatatatatatattacatacatacatacacacacgtgtgtgtaaatcacgaagaaattaacgTGATAAATAATGTGACAATATTTAACCACAAAGGGAAATTAAAAAAGAAATAACGTAAGCACTTTGATGTTAACAGCACATCATCAGAAGTGTAAACAACGCAATTTTGTGTAGGGAGATGTACAGGCATATGAGGTGAAAAAACGATGTCTTTGTATATAAGATCTGTttcatgaacataagaacaagaaaactgcagaaagcctaatgACCAATATACGTGAGCTCCAGATAGCGGTATTCGTAATGAGGGGGTTTGTTGGTTATATATCATatcttttcatgtattttgaccaACAAGATCTGTACGAAACTTAACCTAGCCATGCATATTATGTACTTTTGTTTCCGTTTTCCTTTAATTTCACTCTCTTCTCATGTTTCAGTCATGTCAGCTTGCCGTAGCAGTAAGTAAGACTTCTGTTGTTTTGAGAAACGTTTTCTTTctgtgaagctgtatgtgtgaaATTTCTGATCAAAAGTTACAAAATTAAAAAGGGTGCATACCTAAATTTCACatttaatgtaaaaaaaaaaaaagttgaatgtAGGGAATTCGTGTTTTCGACGAGACTTTAAGCTAAAGAAAGATTATTTAATTGTGAGTTACATAAGGTCAATTTGTTTAATTTTGAATTGAACTACGCTTTTGTGTTTTTAATTTTGCTGATGACTGTTTGTGTGTTCGTGATTTTGCTCAGCTATACAAACTTTGCGTAGAGAGACAGAATCCAGGATGAGTGCTCTGCTAGTCACTATATAAGATCTGTAAAAGTAACTTACCATTTGTTTCAATGGATCGGTAAATTCTTATGTACAGAACTTGCTATTATGCAAGGCATTTGGCGAAAATTTGGTGTAAACTAATCAATCAGCTATACGTAGGCGCGAATTGTCGACCGAATCGTGTATTTTATCTAGACTTAATAAGTTTGCAATGCAAACAAGTTATGAGCCCTCTTGTAGAGGCCCTTTACATGGTTGTTATCTGATGTTTAGGTTAAGAAATATCATCTATGCTTCATCCCTTCTCCAAATCATTTAATTAGACATATGTTATTGGGCTGAAATTTTAAATTAACAGCTTCATATTCGACATAGCAGAATGTAGTATCACAACCACCGACCTTAATGATTCAATATAGACTGCTTACTCGACTGCAGACACCACCAGCCTACATAACTATGGGTACCTATGCCAGATGAAGACAAAACGGTCGGGCATTGTTTTAATGCGTACACTGTAGACCCGTTGTAGTGTATTGACCCTTGCAAGAAGTAATTGGTTCACTAAACTCCACAATTCTTTAACAATTTTAAACTTAATTATTATGTAAGTTTCTTAATTTAAAACGTGTTAAGAATATTTATACAActaaaaacaaatataaacattTCAATACTTCCTTTCATTTATAAATGTTCATAAAT from Procambarus clarkii isolate CNS0578487 chromosome 32, FALCON_Pclarkii_2.0, whole genome shotgun sequence includes the following:
- the LOC123759341 gene encoding ankyrin repeat and SOCS box protein 10, coding for MLTSCNVASSGVLGTASPRMGRTPHILDLHQAIVTGDMDEMVRLAESGLDMGCPVRGTTALSLAVYRGDLHALRVLAQAGAPLDRRSKDHLERLETPIISAIRLGHREIFQELVRRGARLDLRDFYNQTPLWFAVKEQRLGFVRILLKNGAPIDFTRAAENPLNIAMQFLGYRGRREMALELVAAGVPLTLEDYKGHSPLYWAMKHVDFEFFRLLVEAGAPLREYEWLAPPHLPRTWQEDADILEWLTEESKTPPPLKRQCRTFIYATLRVQHKTDVRPLVQALTLGPQLPLPQLLLSYLLLEVPLRCATANPPLHNQAQGETVPPPAPLPL